In Leptotrichia buccalis C-1013-b, the genomic window ATACAATTTTTTATTTCTTCAATTTCTCTAATAATTTCCTCTTTTATTTTATTTAATTTTGTTTTGATTATCTTAATTTGAGGATTCTCTGACCAATAGTTTTCTGCCTCTTTTAAATAATTCTGAGCATCAGCCAATCTGAATTCATCTATCGCTTCTAGAGCTTTTTCGCAAGATTTATTACTTGTTTTTTGAGTTTCAGAACTGTCAAAACTTTCATTGTTTTGTGTGTTATTATTATTTGTATTATTTGAAGTTTCTGAAATATTGTATGGAAAATTATTTTCATCACAAAAATTTGTAAATATTTCTCTTGCTTCTTTTTCATTTTTTAATATTTCTGCAATCTCATTAATAAAGTTATCGCTTTGTCTTTTTGAAATAGTTGTTCCTATTACATTAAATATTTTTTTTATTTTAGATAATATTACTGAAACTTCTTTATATTTCAAATATTTCAAATAGTCATCGTATTCTGTTTTTATTTCAGTATATTTCAACATTTTTTCACATTCGCTGTATAATTTTCTTTTGGCAGAAGTTTCATCATCTGATTTTAATAATTTTAATCTTTTTTCATCAATTTTACTAACAGTCAAAGTCTTTAATTCTAGTCCTTCTGAAATTAAGAAATCATATAAATTTTTTTTATTTAATATTTTTAAATATTGGTCAATTCCACGAAATACAGTTAAAAATTTAAATTTTTTCTTCATATAGTTACAATAATTATTATATGCATCTGATGCTGTTTTTTTAGCTTCATCAAAGTCTATTTTTTTTCCAGATTGCTGTATTCTTTCTACAACTAGCTTTTCATCTCTTTTAGATTCTTTTGCAATTTTTTTTATTATTTCATTTGTAATTGGAATATTTCCTATAGCATTTAAAAAATCATCTATTGGTTTAAAATAATTATTTCTTGCATCTTTTATCAGTTTTTCCCTTATATTATTTTTGCCTAGCATCTGTTCGTATATAATACCTTTATTGTACAAATTTAAGTATATTTTATAATCCGTACCTTTTATAATATCTGATCCATTTATTATCCATTGTTTTCTTTTTTCATCAATTCTGTTTTTTATTTTTTCTTCATTTTCTTCAGCAACTGGATAAAACGTTAATTCAAGTATTTCATACCAGTTATGTTCTATTTTATTTTTTTCTGCCATTTCCATACCTTTTATTTTTCTATATTTTACGATTTAAATTCCTATAACTAAAGAATTTCCAAAAAAAAGTTAAAATATACTCAAACCACTTTAAAATCATAATTTTTTAGACATTAAAGTGATCTGAGCAGTTTTTTTCTTATAATTAGATTTTCTTATAAGATTTATTTTCATCTTTTTGGAATTTTGTTTTTATAATACTGCTAAACCTTGTGATTTTTGCTTTATTTTTTCTAAATCTTCATCTGACATTACGCCTTTTGTTTCCATTTTTACGTTTACTTCCCTATTTCCTGTTTTATCCAGCCCTCTTACTTCGAGAATACCTTCTTTATTTAATTTAAGAGTTATTTCAATTGGAGAGCCACTTGGAAGATTTTCTGGCAATTCTAATATTGCATTTCCTATTCTTAAATCATCGTCTACATCAAAGTATTTATCCATATAGTCGTTCTCATATATTTCTATATTTACGGAAGCCTGATTATCGTGAAGAGTGCTGAAGTTTCCTGGAACTTCTAAGATACCATTAGGCATAGCTTCATTTTTTATAATCATATTGAAACATCTTTTGAGACCTTCTTTATTTTCTACTTTTATAGCAAAACTTTTTGTTGTTGCAATAATGATTTCTCTAGTATTTCCACCAATGCTCATCATTTCAGGAGAGAATGTTAAATCTTCTTTATAATCTTTTGCATTTATTTCTTTTTCATCTCCATCAACTGTTACTTTTACATCTTTATCTGACTCAAAATCTTTTTCTGTAAGGCTTTTTTGATTGTTTACATAAACGTTTACAGCATGAATGGCGGCTCCTTTAGCTACAGCTTCATCTGGTTCCAGAACTTTGATTTCAGTTTCTTCAAACCTTTCAGTCAAAGCCTTTTTTACTTGCGGCATTCTTGTGGAACCGCCAACTAACAGAATTTCATCAATTACTTTGTATCCTTTTTCTTTGGCGATTTTAATTGCCTCTTCTGTTTTTTTCAAAGTTTCATTAAGTAAAGTGGAAGTTATTTCATCAAATTTATCTCGAGTTATAGATATTTTTTTTCTATTTCCCATAACTTCCAGCATATCACCAGCTTGAGTTTTTGAAGTTAATTGTTTTTTAATTTTTTCAGATTTTAGTCTTAAATCCTGCATTGCATATTCATCAAATTCAATTTCATATCCTATTTCTTCTATAAACTGTTCAGATAAGTAATGCATTAATGCTTCATCCCAAATTTTCCCACCTAAGTCGTGATCTCCGTCTGAACAGATAACTTCAATTTTATCAGAACTTATTCTCATAATTGTTACATCGAATGTTCCTCCACCAAGGTCGTATACTAATATTGTTTTTTCATTCTGTTCTTTTGCACAGCCATAGTACAATGCGGCAGCTGTAGGTTCACTTATGATTTCTAATACATTTAGTCCAGCAATTTTCCCAGCATTTTTAGTTGCAGTCCGTTCTGCTGTTCCAAAATAGGCAGGACAAGTTATTACAACATCTTTAACTTCTTCTCCTAGCTGTACCGAAGCATCCTGTGCTAATTTTCTTAAAATATATGATGATATTTCTTCAGGAGTTTTGTCTTCTCCATTATAGTTAAACGCAAAATCTGTTTTCCCCATTAACGTTTTAACAAATGCCGCTGTAGTTTCTGGATTTAAGACCGCTTCTGCTTTTGCATCTTCTCCAACTATTACGTTATTCCCCTCAAATGCAACTACAGATGGTGTAGTATTGCTTCCTTCATTATTTTTAATTACCTCAGCTCTTGCTGAATCATCTACACGAGCTATACAAGAATAAGTTGTTCCTAAATCGATTCCGAATACATACTTTGCCATTTTATTCTCCCTTCAATTCTTCTGTTGTTTTTTTATAAATATTAACTTCTACTTTTTCTGGTGAAATAACTCTTCCTTTATACATATATCCGTTACTTGAAATATGAAAAATTCTTCCATGAAGCTCCTCATATGGTGTTTCTATTTTTTTTATTATTTTTTGTTTTTTCATATCAACATTTTTATCAATATCTTTATCTGTTTCGTATATTTCTATATCGTTATTTTCTAAAATAATTTGAATTTCTTCTATATAGCTGTTAAGTAGTTTTAATTTATCTTCGTCTGTTTTATTATTAAAATCCTGTACATTTTTTCTCATACTTTCTCTCATGTCTATAAAATGCATTATAAGAGGTTTTATAAATTTGAAATAAATATCATTTTTATATTCTTGCAGTTCTTTATGAAGTCTATCTGCAGTTTCCTTTTCAAAGTCTATGCTTAAAATTTTTTTTGAAAATAATTCTTTCATTTCATCCATTTTTTTATTAAGATCTTCAATTTGTTCTGATAGTTTCAATTTTTCAGTTTGGTCTTTCTCAGATTTGATTTCTAAATTTAAATTTTCTGATAAAGGCAATTCATTTTCTGAGTTTGTTTGTGTTTCGATTTCCTTATTAAAGTTTTGAATTTCTAAATCTGGAACTGTCATTTCTGGTAATTGCTTTTCTTCTAATTTCATAATTAATCCTTTCTTGAAATTACTGATTTTATTATTTTATCGCCAAATTTAATAACCTTTTTCTCTATTTTTAGTAAAGAGAGTGTGCTTTAGAAATGATTAATAGCATTATATCACATTTATAATTAAATTTCATTAAATTTCTAAAAAATTTGAAAGAAGTATTAAATATTAATTTTTGCCTCTATAAAAAACAGTAATTTAATTTCTGTTATTTTATACATAATTATACTTTATATTTTGTTGGATGTCAATATATTTTTTTGTTTTTTTAAGATAATATAAAATTTTTTAAATAAGTTTGTCTAAAAAAAATCAGACAGTAATTTTTATTATACTGTCTGAGAAATTGTTTATAATGAATTTAATAACATGCTGAGGCATCGTAAGTTTGTACAAAATTTCTTGCGGTATCACGTCCACAGTCATATGTTACTCCTGAACCATTTTCTATTAATGTTTTATTCAAATTATAACTGTATATTTGATCAATGTCTGCATCTGGCTGATGAAGTATCAATCCGTATTCCATCTCCACACCATTATTAATACCTGATGCAGCCCAGGTACTTCCAATCAATTTCCTTAAAGAAGAGTTACTTATATTTTTAAAACCTTTTAAATTTATATATCCTTTTTTATTTTTGTTTCTTCCTTCCAAAACTTGAACTAATACCCTGTTTCCATCTCTAACTCCCTTAATTTCCACAAGCGTATTATTCATATCAGAAGCTGTAAATCTTTTTTCATACGGATCAACTTCTTTGACTTCAGCTTTAGGTTCATTAGTTTTTGTTTCAATTTTCTTATTATTTTCAATAGGTTGTGTCTGTATTGAAGCCATCATCTGATTTTCTAGCTGTCTTTTTTCCTGTT contains:
- a CDS encoding YARHG domain-containing protein — protein: MAEKNKIEHNWYEILELTFYPVAEENEEKIKNRIDEKRKQWIINGSDIIKGTDYKIYLNLYNKGIIYEQMLGKNNIREKLIKDARNNYFKPIDDFLNAIGNIPITNEIIKKIAKESKRDEKLVVERIQQSGKKIDFDEAKKTASDAYNNYCNYMKKKFKFLTVFRGIDQYLKILNKKNLYDFLISEGLELKTLTVSKIDEKRLKLLKSDDETSAKRKLYSECEKMLKYTEIKTEYDDYLKYLKYKEVSVILSKIKKIFNVIGTTISKRQSDNFINEIAEILKNEKEAREIFTNFCDENNFPYNISETSNNTNNNNTQNNESFDSSETQKTSNKSCEKALEAIDEFRLADAQNYLKEAENYWSENPQIKIIKTKLNKIKEEIIREIEEIKNCIRNGNYGIAEEKYKQLKNKYPYLKNVEIEKSLYTRNREQNQETTSSDTPRYTNNNYYRNSARTRTVKKNNVPIFLLIGIIVILIAVFSIVQAMKPKYPEVSSVPVQSNIPAKTENTQPQTSNSNKNNSENENSSQVQNNNDQNQNNQIQQEKTSQEQEIISIDDASNLSDLLSRVRQIKKKVLSGDQNILKNYTPFGLQIIRNSFYAEHGYIFQKNQDMNEYFNNLSGYEESNPDATTIEQNFSQEDRNFINIVRTMEK
- a CDS encoding Hsp70 family protein; the protein is MAKYVFGIDLGTTYSCIARVDDSARAEVIKNNEGSNTTPSVVAFEGNNVIVGEDAKAEAVLNPETTAAFVKTLMGKTDFAFNYNGEDKTPEEISSYILRKLAQDASVQLGEEVKDVVITCPAYFGTAERTATKNAGKIAGLNVLEIISEPTAAALYYGCAKEQNEKTILVYDLGGGTFDVTIMRISSDKIEVICSDGDHDLGGKIWDEALMHYLSEQFIEEIGYEIEFDEYAMQDLRLKSEKIKKQLTSKTQAGDMLEVMGNRKKISITRDKFDEITSTLLNETLKKTEEAIKIAKEKGYKVIDEILLVGGSTRMPQVKKALTERFEETEIKVLEPDEAVAKGAAIHAVNVYVNNQKSLTEKDFESDKDVKVTVDGDEKEINAKDYKEDLTFSPEMMSIGGNTREIIIATTKSFAIKVENKEGLKRCFNMIIKNEAMPNGILEVPGNFSTLHDNQASVNIEIYENDYMDKYFDVDDDLRIGNAILELPENLPSGSPIEITLKLNKEGILEVRGLDKTGNREVNVKMETKGVMSDEDLEKIKQKSQGLAVL
- the grpE gene encoding nucleotide exchange factor GrpE translates to MKLEEKQLPEMTVPDLEIQNFNKEIETQTNSENELPLSENLNLEIKSEKDQTEKLKLSEQIEDLNKKMDEMKELFSKKILSIDFEKETADRLHKELQEYKNDIYFKFIKPLIMHFIDMRESMRKNVQDFNNKTDEDKLKLLNSYIEEIQIILENNDIEIYETDKDIDKNVDMKKQKIIKKIETPYEELHGRIFHISSNGYMYKGRVISPEKVEVNIYKKTTEELKGE